A portion of the Moraxella ovis genome contains these proteins:
- the ribA gene encoding GTP cyclohydrolase II, with protein MYQFITKAKLPTVHGEFDIHVFENEIGQEHILLSHGLPCDNPTTIPVVRIHSECLTGDAFGSLKCDCGPQLNAAMQAVQAHGCGAILYLRQEGRGIGLTNKIRAYALQDQGHDTLDANLLLGLPADARTYEMCKEMLEHVGVTKLSLMTNNPNKVNDLKSLGLDVVERVPLIVGVNPHNQDYLNVKDSKMGHFINHQ; from the coding sequence TTGTATCAATTCATCACCAAAGCAAAACTGCCCACCGTTCATGGTGAATTTGACATTCATGTATTCGAAAACGAAATCGGACAAGAGCACATTCTTCTAAGCCATGGATTGCCCTGTGACAATCCTACCACCATTCCCGTGGTACGCATTCACTCAGAATGCCTGACAGGTGATGCGTTCGGCTCGCTCAAATGCGACTGCGGTCCCCAGCTGAACGCCGCCATGCAAGCCGTTCAAGCACACGGCTGCGGCGCCATACTATACCTACGCCAAGAGGGTCGTGGTATCGGACTCACCAACAAAATCCGCGCCTACGCCCTACAAGACCAAGGGCATGATACCTTAGATGCCAACCTACTACTCGGGCTGCCTGCCGATGCTCGCACCTATGAGATGTGCAAAGAAATGCTTGAGCACGTTGGCGTCACCAAATTATCACTCATGACCAATAACCCCAATAAAGTCAATGATCTAAAGTCACTAGGGCTTGACGTGGTAGAGCGCGTTCCGCTCATCGTCGGTGTCAATCCACACAACCAAGATTATCTCAATGTCAAAGACTCAAAAATGGGACACTTTATTAATCACCAATAA
- a CDS encoding c-type cytochrome: MNILPISKGLTIAIVAALTVTACSSKPTTSNDVSIRQDIMQDWRISSDIMKSMLSEDRFDAEAFKEQADAIQSTTYVWAHFDNDAEKGKAQDTVWTDSAGFKLKAQMFDDAVDELASVADNAQSFTDVEKAFGKMSESCGSCHKSYKSR; the protein is encoded by the coding sequence ATGAACATATTGCCAATCAGTAAAGGTCTTACTATCGCCATTGTCGCTGCATTAACCGTTACTGCTTGTAGCTCAAAACCCACAACCTCAAACGATGTAAGCATTCGCCAAGACATCATGCAAGATTGGCGCATATCAAGCGATATTATGAAAAGCATGCTTTCTGAAGATCGCTTTGATGCAGAAGCCTTTAAGGAACAAGCCGACGCCATTCAGTCTACCACATATGTTTGGGCACATTTTGATAATGATGCAGAAAAAGGCAAGGCACAAGATACCGTTTGGACAGATTCTGCAGGATTTAAGCTAAAAGCACAGATGTTTGATGATGCTGTCGACGAGCTGGCAAGTGTTGCCGACAACGCCCAATCTTTCACTGATGTTGAAAAAGCATTTGGTAAAATGAGCGAAAGTTGTGGTTCATGTCATAAATCTTATAAAAGTAGATGA
- a CDS encoding lipoprotein N-acyltransferase Lnb domain-containing protein, which yields MRHESVYLYPLTYDKQKMRALFMTYLQKGHELNQQPEWHQTITSNCTTVIYQLVRMIDADAKMLPFDYWVLVSGRLPSYLIELGVIRPKYDPDEWKKITHINPKVAMYDDGNAITSEHFPKRYEKICQDDGFAFLRKEKNSFAPYIFYVNFSKIRFYQ from the coding sequence ATGCGCCACGAATCGGTGTATCTGTATCCTTTGACCTATGATAAACAAAAAATGAGAGCGCTGTTCATGACCTATCTGCAAAAAGGCCATGAGCTTAACCAACAGCCTGAATGGCACCAAACCATCACAAGTAACTGCACGACCGTGATTTATCAGTTGGTTCGCATGATCGATGCAGATGCTAAGATGCTGCCTTTTGATTATTGGGTGCTGGTGTCTGGCAGATTGCCAAGTTATCTGATTGAATTGGGTGTAATCAGACCTAAGTACGATCCTGATGAATGGAAAAAAATCACCCACATTAACCCAAAAGTTGCCATGTATGACGATGGTAATGCCATCACAAGCGAGCATTTTCCAAAAAGATACGAGAAAATCTGCCAAGATGATGGTTTTGCATTTCTTCGAAAAGAAAAAAATTCGTTCGCCCCCTATATTTTTTATGTAAATTTTAGTAAAATTCGGTTTTACCAGTAA
- a CDS encoding DNA-3-methyladenine glycosylase I — MNPIIKRCAWCGDDPIYQAYHDHEWGVPCHDDDKLFAMLCLEGMQAGLSWITILKKCEAYYEAFDGFDAAKIAQYDSRKVDELMNNEGIIRHRLKIEAIISNAKAYLKIKQNQSFNDYVWGIVANHQPQTPLINHPKDINDIPTQTQASQALSKQLKKDGFKFVGPTICYAYMQACGMVDDHVIDCTYKRKQR, encoded by the coding sequence ATGAATCCAATAATAAAACGCTGCGCTTGGTGCGGTGATGATCCAATCTATCAGGCTTATCATGATCATGAATGGGGCGTGCCTTGTCATGATGATGACAAGCTGTTCGCCATGCTATGCTTAGAGGGGATGCAAGCAGGACTTAGCTGGATTACGATCTTAAAAAAGTGCGAGGCTTATTATGAAGCTTTTGATGGTTTTGACGCTGCGAAGATTGCCCAATACGACAGCCGAAAAGTTGATGAATTGATGAATAATGAGGGCATCATCCGTCATCGGCTAAAGATCGAAGCGATCATCAGCAATGCCAAAGCTTATCTTAAAATCAAACAAAATCAATCATTTAATGATTATGTCTGGGGCATTGTGGCAAATCATCAACCTCAAACCCCACTGATAAATCACCCTAAAGACATCAATGACATACCAACACAAACGCAGGCAAGTCAAGCACTATCTAAGCAGCTAAAAAAAGATGGCTTTAAATTCGTCGGCCCAACCATTTGTTATGCTTATATGCAGGCATGTGGCATGGTCGATGATCATGTGATAGACTGCACATACAAAAGGAAGCAAAGATGA
- a CDS encoding CTP synthase: MTKFIFVTGGVVSSLGKGITAASLAAVLEARGLKVTMTKMDPYINVDPGTMSPFQHGEVFVTEDGAETDLDLGYYERFLRHSKMTKVNNFTSGRIYQTVLAKERRGDYLGGTVQVIPHITDEIKSRVRASGEGFDIAIVEIGGTVGDIESLPFMEAIRQLQVELGHDNSMLMHLTLLPYIKSASELKTKPTQHSVKELLSIGIQPDILVCRTEHDVDADTKRKIALFTNVPERAVIVCKDARSIYEIPRNFYEQDLDDLVCERFGFDVPEADLSDWDKVIEGLFTAEGEIVVAMVGKYVELPDAYKSVNEALLHAGIHNKTKVKIHYIDAEKLETQAHLMDELKSCDAVLVPGGFGERGTLGKMMAIQYARENKKPYLGICLGMQLAVIEFARNVLGLQANSTEFDRKAADPIIGLITEWFDEKGELQIRSDDSDLGGTMRLGTQEAQLVAGTKLAKIYGATTITERHRHRYEMNNRYIEPLENAGMKISGYSAKQHLVESVEISDHPWFVAVQYHPEFTSSPRGGHPLFNSFIKAAIDVKG, translated from the coding sequence ATGACTAAATTTATCTTTGTAACTGGCGGTGTGGTATCCTCATTGGGTAAAGGTATCACTGCCGCTTCTCTTGCTGCTGTCTTGGAAGCCCGTGGTCTAAAAGTTACCATGACCAAGATGGATCCATATATTAACGTTGACCCAGGCACGATGAGTCCGTTCCAGCACGGTGAGGTTTTTGTGACCGAAGACGGTGCGGAGACAGACCTTGACTTGGGTTATTATGAGCGTTTCTTGCGTCATTCTAAGATGACCAAGGTCAACAACTTCACCTCAGGTCGCATCTATCAGACGGTACTTGCCAAAGAGCGTCGCGGCGACTATCTGGGCGGTACAGTTCAAGTTATCCCTCACATCACCGATGAAATCAAAAGCCGTGTTCGCGCATCGGGCGAGGGCTTTGACATTGCCATCGTTGAGATTGGTGGTACGGTTGGTGATATTGAGAGCTTGCCATTCATGGAGGCGATTCGCCAGCTTCAAGTTGAGCTTGGGCATGACAATTCGATGCTTATGCATTTGACGCTACTGCCATACATCAAATCTGCCAGCGAACTTAAAACCAAGCCGACTCAACACTCTGTCAAAGAACTATTGTCTATCGGTATCCAGCCTGATATTTTGGTTTGTCGTACTGAGCACGATGTCGATGCTGATACTAAGCGTAAGATTGCACTGTTTACCAACGTTCCAGAACGTGCTGTCATCGTATGTAAAGATGCGCGCAGCATCTATGAGATTCCGCGTAACTTCTACGAACAAGATCTTGATGACTTAGTTTGTGAACGCTTTGGCTTTGATGTGCCGGAAGCGGATCTGTCTGATTGGGACAAGGTCATTGAGGGTCTATTCACCGCAGAAGGCGAGATCGTCGTGGCGATGGTCGGTAAATATGTCGAGCTGCCTGATGCCTATAAGTCTGTCAATGAAGCCTTGCTACACGCCGGTATCCATAATAAAACAAAAGTAAAAATTCACTACATCGATGCTGAGAAATTAGAAACTCAAGCTCATCTGATGGACGAGCTAAAATCATGCGACGCAGTGTTAGTTCCTGGTGGATTTGGCGAGCGTGGTACTCTTGGTAAGATGATGGCGATTCAATACGCCCGTGAGAACAAAAAGCCTTACCTGGGCATCTGTCTAGGCATGCAGCTTGCCGTGATTGAATTTGCGCGCAATGTGTTAGGTCTACAAGCGAACTCTACCGAGTTTGACCGTAAGGCTGCCGACCCAATCATTGGACTTATTACAGAGTGGTTCGATGAGAAGGGTGAATTGCAGATTCGTTCTGATGATAGTGACCTTGGTGGCACGATGCGCCTGGGTACACAAGAAGCCCAGCTTGTGGCGGGTACGAAGCTTGCTAAGATCTATGGGGCGACCACCATCACCGAACGCCACCGCCATCGCTATGAGATGAACAACCGCTACATCGAACCGCTAGAGAATGCAGGCATGAAGATCTCTGGCTACTCTGCCAAGCAGCATCTGGTTGAGTCAGTTGAAATCAGTGATCATCCTTGGTTCGTGGCGGTGCAATATCACCCAGAATTTACCAGTTCGCCGCGTGGCGGACATCCGCTGTTTAATAGCTTTATTAAAGCAGCGATTGATGTGAAGGGCTAA
- the hemF gene encoding oxygen-dependent coproporphyrinogen oxidase: protein MTNNSNTTAADFDAKLGQVREFLLNLQERICTALENQEKSGGVDGGSNTKFIPDIWERPEGGGGRSCVMSGGEVIEKGGVMFSHIHISKLPPSATERHPQLAGAKAQAMGVSLVIHPKNPHVPTSHANVRLFVAQPQDGGEPVWWFGGGFDLTPFYPNMGDVIHWHQVAHDLCQPFGEQIYERFKTWCDEYFYLKHRNECRGVGGLFYDDLNTASMGWDFNQCFAFMQAVGQGYLDGIVPIFENNKHEAYTQSKREFQLYRRGRYVEYNLVYDRGTIFGLQSNGRTESILVSMPPLASWLYRYEPEVGTPEFELTDFYLKPRDWLALQPT from the coding sequence ATGACTAACAACAGCAACACCACAGCGGCAGATTTTGATGCCAAGCTTGGGCAAGTACGAGAATTTTTATTAAACTTACAAGAGAGAATTTGCACCGCCTTAGAAAATCAAGAAAAATCAGGCGGCGTCGATGGCGGTAGTAATACTAAGTTCATCCCAGATATTTGGGAGCGTCCCGAAGGCGGTGGCGGTCGCTCGTGCGTGATGTCTGGCGGTGAAGTCATCGAAAAAGGCGGCGTGATGTTCAGCCACATCCACATCAGCAAGCTCCCCCCTTCTGCCACCGAGAGGCACCCACAGCTTGCCGGCGCAAAGGCTCAAGCAATGGGTGTATCGCTAGTTATCCACCCCAAGAACCCACACGTCCCAACCAGCCACGCCAATGTGCGACTGTTCGTGGCACAACCACAAGATGGGGGCGAGCCTGTGTGGTGGTTCGGCGGCGGTTTTGACCTGACACCTTTTTATCCCAACATGGGCGATGTCATACATTGGCATCAAGTCGCACATGATTTATGTCAGCCATTTGGTGAACAAATCTACGAAAGATTCAAAACTTGGTGTGATGAATATTTTTATCTAAAACATCGCAACGAATGCCGTGGTGTTGGTGGTCTGTTTTATGATGATCTGAATACTGCCAGTATGGGCTGGGATTTTAATCAATGTTTTGCTTTTATGCAAGCAGTTGGGCAAGGCTATCTTGATGGGATCGTACCAATCTTCGAGAACAACAAGCACGAAGCCTACACTCAAAGCAAGCGAGAGTTTCAGCTGTATCGCCGCGGACGCTATGTGGAATATAATCTCGTCTATGACCGTGGGACAATATTTGGACTACAGTCAAATGGACGCACCGAATCGATTCTGGTATCCATGCCGCCGCTAGCCAGTTGGTTGTATCGCTATGAGCCTGAAGTAGGCACGCCTGAATTTGAACTGACCGACTTTTATTTAAAGCCTAGAGATTGGCTGGCATTACAACCAACCTGA
- a CDS encoding thiazole synthase, producing MNASDSPLINDIFTVGSRTFSSRLLVGTGKYKDLTETGDAIKASGSEIVTVAIRRTNIGQNKGEPNLLNVISPKDYTILPNTAGCFNADSAIRTCQLARELLDGHNLVKLEVLGDEKTLYPNVTETLKAARVLIDDGFEVMVYTSDDPIIAKELENMGCVAVMPLGSLIGSGLGLLNRHTLSLIIENANVPILVDAGVGTASDAAIAMELGCDGVLMNSAIAHAQNPVLMAHAMKNAINAGRQAFLAGRMPARKMAVASSPQTGYFFQ from the coding sequence ATGAACGCATCAGACAGCCCCTTAATTAATGACATCTTCACCGTTGGTTCTCGCACCTTCTCATCACGCCTACTGGTCGGCACAGGCAAGTATAAAGACCTAACCGAAACAGGCGATGCCATCAAAGCCAGCGGCAGCGAGATAGTAACCGTCGCCATTCGTCGCACGAACATCGGTCAGAATAAAGGCGAACCCAATTTGCTAAACGTCATCTCACCAAAAGACTACACCATCTTGCCTAATACAGCAGGCTGCTTTAATGCCGATAGTGCGATTCGCACCTGCCAGCTGGCACGCGAACTGCTAGATGGTCATAATCTGGTTAAACTAGAAGTTCTGGGCGATGAAAAAACACTATACCCCAACGTCACCGAGACCCTAAAAGCGGCTCGAGTGCTGATCGATGACGGCTTTGAAGTGATGGTATATACCTCTGATGATCCCATCATCGCCAAAGAATTGGAAAACATGGGCTGTGTTGCCGTGATGCCATTAGGCAGCTTGATCGGCTCAGGATTAGGTCTATTAAACCGCCACACGCTAAGCCTAATCATCGAGAACGCCAATGTGCCTATCTTGGTAGATGCTGGCGTTGGCACTGCGTCTGATGCTGCCATCGCGATGGAGCTAGGTTGTGATGGCGTACTAATGAATTCTGCCATCGCTCATGCACAAAACCCTGTCTTAATGGCACACGCCATGAAGAACGCCATCAACGCAGGTCGCCAAGCCTTCTTGGCAGGACGCATGCCTGCACGCAAAATGGCGGTTGCAAGCTCACCCCAGACTGGCTACTTTTTCCAGTAA
- a CDS encoding 1-deoxy-D-xylulose-5-phosphate synthase, producing the protein MPHSIDSQTFTSRAFSQIPTTRPVTPLLDKVGSPKDLKELNTDELCQLSDELREYLLYSVGQSGGHFGANLGVVELTVALHASYDTPYDKLVWDVGHQAYAHKVLTGRRDELLSIRAKGGLTAFPERTESEYDTFGVGHSSTSISAGLGMSLASRIKGENRKVVAVIGDGAMTGGMAFEAMNDAVQQNADLTVVLNDNDMSISQAIGGFSRHLARLWQRGLAFDIDKHGNILMIKREISPDDRRVRHYLHMANGAKETLEKIPAKLGGNLVQNIGGLFGKNALPMPLSDKIAEKVHDHIFPDNLFKAIGFTYLGPFDGHDLPKLLQVFERAKQLKGAVLIHVHTVKGKGFLPAEADPITYHAIGKIPKNELPKNELPTTDKTDNAPKAKKYSDVFGDWLMDNGADPHMVAITPAMCEGSGMVAFAKAYPTKFFDVAIAEQHAVTLAGGMATGGLKPVVAIYSTFLQRGYDQLIHDVALQNLDVTFAIDRAGLVGEDGATHAGVFDLAYLRCVPNVVIATPSDEHECYHLLNACYAYQGTSAIRYPRGAGVGRQIIKDDEKFVIGKAKIVWQTDSFADKSDKKVAVLAFGTRLNDSLLASQTFAQTTNTPMTVVDMRWVKPLDSELIDELIGQGVTHFITVEEHQRMGGAGSAVGEYLVSVGYGGRLVQIGIDDVFVAHGSHDEQLAECGMDRGGILVRLKALK; encoded by the coding sequence ATGCCACATTCTATTGACAGCCAAACATTCACATCAAGAGCATTTTCTCAGATTCCCACCACTCGTCCTGTAACACCATTGCTTGATAAAGTCGGTTCGCCCAAAGATTTAAAGGAGCTAAACACCGATGAGCTGTGCCAATTATCGGACGAATTGCGTGAATATTTGCTCTACTCGGTCGGTCAAAGTGGTGGGCATTTTGGAGCAAATTTGGGCGTGGTGGAGCTGACGGTTGCTCTGCACGCCAGTTATGATACACCTTATGATAAGCTCGTGTGGGACGTGGGTCATCAGGCGTACGCCCACAAGGTGCTAACAGGTCGGCGTGATGAGCTACTAAGTATCCGTGCCAAGGGCGGTCTGACGGCATTTCCTGAACGCACTGAGAGCGAGTACGACACTTTTGGCGTGGGGCATAGTTCCACGTCCATATCGGCAGGACTAGGCATGAGCCTAGCCAGTCGTATCAAGGGCGAAAACCGCAAGGTCGTGGCGGTCATCGGAGATGGGGCGATGACGGGGGGCATGGCGTTTGAAGCGATGAATGATGCGGTGCAACAAAATGCCGATTTGACGGTGGTGCTAAACGATAATGATATGTCAATCTCGCAAGCCATTGGTGGGTTTAGTCGCCATTTAGCACGGCTATGGCAACGTGGGCTTGCCTTTGATATTGACAAACACGGCAATATCCTCATGATAAAGCGTGAGATTAGCCCTGATGACAGACGGGTTCGCCACTATCTGCACATGGCAAATGGGGCAAAAGAAACCCTAGAAAAAATCCCTGCCAAACTGGGCGGTAATCTTGTGCAAAATATCGGCGGTCTTTTTGGCAAAAACGCTCTGCCCATGCCCTTGTCGGACAAAATCGCCGAAAAAGTGCATGACCATATTTTCCCTGACAATCTATTTAAGGCGATTGGTTTCACCTACCTTGGACCTTTTGATGGACATGATTTGCCAAAACTTTTGCAAGTGTTCGAACGTGCCAAACAGTTAAAAGGGGCAGTGCTGATTCACGTCCATACGGTCAAAGGCAAGGGCTTTTTGCCTGCCGAGGCTGACCCCATTACTTATCATGCCATTGGCAAAATACCCAAAAATGAGTTGCCAAAAAATGAGTTGCCGACAACAGACAAAACGGACAATGCCCCTAAAGCCAAAAAATATTCAGACGTTTTTGGCGACTGGCTTATGGATAACGGAGCTGACCCCCACATGGTCGCCATTACCCCTGCCATGTGCGAAGGCTCGGGCATGGTGGCATTCGCCAAGGCGTATCCTACCAAGTTTTTTGATGTGGCGATTGCCGAACAGCACGCCGTAACCTTAGCAGGGGGCATGGCAACAGGTGGATTAAAACCTGTGGTGGCGATTTATTCTACCTTTTTACAGCGTGGCTATGACCAGCTGATTCATGATGTCGCCTTACAAAACTTAGACGTAACTTTTGCCATAGACCGAGCGGGGCTTGTGGGTGAAGACGGGGCGACTCATGCAGGCGTGTTTGATTTGGCGTATTTACGCTGTGTGCCAAATGTAGTGATTGCCACGCCAAGCGATGAACATGAATGCTATCATCTACTAAACGCTTGCTATGCTTATCAAGGTACAAGTGCCATTCGCTATCCTAGGGGAGCAGGCGTGGGGCGACAGATTATTAAAGATGATGAAAAATTTGTCATCGGCAAGGCAAAAATCGTATGGCAGACGGATAGTTTTGCTGATAAATCGGACAAAAAAGTGGCGGTGCTTGCCTTTGGTACACGCCTAAACGACAGCCTACTGGCAAGCCAAACATTCGCCCAAACGACAAACACGCCCATGACGGTGGTGGACATGCGGTGGGTTAAACCGCTTGACAGTGAGCTCATAGATGAGCTTATCGGGCAAGGTGTTACGCATTTTATCACGGTAGAAGAACATCAGCGCATGGGCGGAGCGGGTTCTGCGGTGGGCGAGTATCTGGTAAGTGTGGGCTATGGCGGTCGGCTGGTGCAGATTGGTATTGATGATGTGTTTGTCGCTCATGGCAGTCATGATGAACAGTTGGCGGAATGTGGAATGGATAGGGGTGGGATTTTGGTGAGATTAAAAGCTCTAAAATAA
- a CDS encoding WS/DGAT/MGAT family O-acyltransferase, which produces MRTLTAVDHLFLLLETRKQPMHVAGLCMFELPPSADDDFVTQLVDQIKSGKTTPSFPFNQVLKNVGFWDKDDHFDINHHFRHIALPRAGGDAELMAYISREHGRMMDRTKPLWEFHLIEGIAPIQDGAPKRFAIYLKIHHAMVDGIAAMRLLERSLSTLPDDRFMLPFWSLSTKYRSQIDATLPRHKPAWTIIKEQLGTIKPVAREILRGFKHRHRNNFISTFDAPKSLLNQRISSARTLAMQSFDKTRFANVAQKFDVTTNDVILAVCAGALREYLLSQNALPDKPLIAFVPISLRQDNSSLGNQLSFLLTNLGTHESSPIARLKTIKSSINDGKKRFSHMTQAQVINYSALTYGWAGINLATRAYPAKQAFNLIISNVPGNNTPLYLNGARLAGIFPASVLFDGQALNITLANYQDKLDFGITACSSALPNIDRLTDLIEKHIAEYENTTAE; this is translated from the coding sequence GTGCGCACCTTAACTGCGGTTGATCATTTATTCTTATTGCTAGAGACACGCAAACAGCCCATGCACGTCGCTGGGCTTTGCATGTTTGAGCTGCCGCCTTCTGCCGACGATGATTTTGTTACGCAGCTGGTCGATCAGATCAAAAGTGGCAAAACCACCCCAAGCTTTCCTTTTAATCAAGTATTAAAGAACGTCGGGTTTTGGGATAAAGATGATCACTTTGACATCAATCATCATTTCCGCCATATCGCCCTACCGCGCGCCGGCGGTGATGCTGAGCTAATGGCTTATATCTCGCGTGAGCATGGGCGCATGATGGATCGCACCAAGCCACTGTGGGAATTTCACCTCATCGAAGGCATTGCACCTATTCAAGATGGCGCACCAAAACGATTCGCCATTTATCTAAAAATTCATCACGCTATGGTCGATGGCATCGCCGCGATGCGATTGCTTGAGCGCTCATTATCCACCTTGCCTGATGACAGATTTATGCTGCCGTTTTGGTCATTATCCACTAAATATCGCAGTCAGATTGATGCCACCTTACCAAGACATAAGCCCGCTTGGACAATCATCAAAGAACAACTTGGCACGATAAAACCAGTCGCCCGAGAGATCCTGCGCGGCTTTAAGCATCGCCACCGCAATAATTTTATCAGCACTTTTGATGCGCCAAAATCCCTACTAAATCAGCGCATCTCCAGCGCACGAACGCTTGCGATGCAATCCTTTGACAAGACAAGATTTGCCAATGTCGCACAAAAATTTGACGTCACCACAAACGACGTCATCCTAGCAGTCTGTGCCGGCGCACTTCGAGAGTATCTATTAAGCCAAAACGCTCTGCCTGATAAGCCGCTCATCGCCTTCGTACCAATCAGCCTTCGCCAAGATAACAGCAGCCTGGGCAATCAGCTGTCATTCCTACTAACCAATCTTGGCACACATGAATCAAGTCCCATAGCGCGCCTAAAAACCATCAAAAGCAGCATCAATGATGGTAAAAAACGCTTCTCTCACATGACGCAGGCGCAAGTGATCAATTACAGTGCCCTAACCTATGGATGGGCAGGCATCAATCTGGCGACGCGTGCTTACCCTGCCAAACAAGCCTTTAATTTAATCATCTCTAACGTCCCTGGGAACAATACGCCTTTATATCTAAATGGCGCAAGACTGGCAGGCATCTTCCCCGCTTCGGTGCTGTTCGATGGGCAGGCATTAAACATCACCCTTGCCAACTACCAAGATAAGCTAGACTTTGGCATCACGGCATGCAGCAGTGCACTGCCAAACATCGACAGGCTTACCGACCTGATTGAAAAACACATTGCTGAATATGAAAATACAACCGCCGAATAA
- a CDS encoding rhodanese-like domain-containing protein: MITQIDIKDFTPSANKTIYDVRDEANYKAGHIEYAQNQPIETLDQALLDSTTGDVYVLCGGGTKAERACTLLNEIDPTRNIIHITGGTRGAQALGMPIISESDKS; this comes from the coding sequence ATGATTACCCAAATTGATATCAAAGACTTCACACCCTCTGCAAACAAGACCATCTATGACGTGCGCGATGAAGCCAATTATAAGGCAGGTCACATCGAATACGCCCAGAACCAACCGATCGAGACTTTAGATCAAGCGCTACTAGACAGCACGACAGGTGATGTCTATGTGCTATGCGGTGGTGGCACCAAAGCCGAACGCGCCTGCACACTACTCAACGAAATCGACCCGACGCGCAACATCATTCATATCACCGGTGGCACACGAGGTGCGCAAGCTCTCGGCATGCCAATCATTAGCGAATCAGACAAATCTTAA
- a CDS encoding inositol monophosphatase family protein, protein MEPMVVIASQVAQKVGHEILRAHENRHRVDLAVESKGLDGLVTKIDRYAEELTISLLKESYPNHSFLGEEFGLQEGKGADADWCWIIDPLDGTQNFVHGVPHFCVSIAVQKNGVTEHGVVYDPVRDELFTASRGRGARLNQRRLMVSDRKTIAGGLFTTGHPYERMVGEQRASFARQHFASLQAICENGGQVRRLGSAALDLCYVAAGRFDGYFEMSLKPWDVAAGELIVTEAHGVVVDHHGANNSMTTGSVFACNVKLLKPLMQLVIPAWENALSH, encoded by the coding sequence ATGGAACCGATGGTAGTCATCGCGTCACAAGTGGCGCAAAAAGTTGGTCATGAAATTCTACGTGCACATGAGAATCGCCATCGTGTGGATTTGGCGGTAGAGTCTAAGGGTCTTGATGGTCTGGTGACCAAGATTGACCGCTATGCCGAAGAGCTGACGATTTCTTTATTAAAAGAAAGCTATCCAAATCACTCTTTTTTGGGTGAGGAATTTGGTCTGCAAGAAGGCAAGGGTGCGGATGCGGATTGGTGCTGGATCATTGACCCGCTGGACGGCACGCAGAACTTTGTGCATGGGGTGCCGCATTTTTGTGTGTCGATTGCTGTCCAAAAAAATGGCGTAACTGAGCATGGCGTGGTCTATGACCCTGTGCGCGATGAGCTATTTACTGCCAGCCGTGGACGTGGCGCGCGCCTGAATCAGCGTCGACTGATGGTGTCGGATCGTAAGACCATCGCAGGCGGTCTGTTCACAACAGGTCATCCTTATGAACGCATGGTTGGTGAACAGCGTGCAAGCTTTGCTCGTCAGCACTTTGCCAGCTTACAAGCCATCTGCGAGAATGGTGGCCAAGTTCGTCGTCTGGGCTCTGCTGCTCTTGATCTGTGTTATGTAGCTGCTGGTCGTTTTGATGGCTATTTTGAAATGTCATTAAAACCTTGGGATGTTGCCGCAGGCGAGCTGATCGTTACCGAGGCTCACGGGGTGGTTGTAGATCACCATGGTGCCAATAACTCCATGACCACAGGCTCTGTATTTGCATGTAATGTTAAACTGCTTAAACCTTTGATGCAGCTGGTCATTCCTGCATGGGAAAATGCATTATCCCATTAA